The genomic segment AAAATTAAATGCGGGATTACCTACTTTACAGGATATTGCTCAGGCTTTGATGCGGCCTGGACGTGACCCAAGGGAAGAACTGCCAAAACCCGTATTTAGAACTGATGTTATGACTATAGAGGATCTTAAGCCAGATATGATTTTACAGGGAACAGTTCGCAATGTAGTTCCATTTGGAGCTTTTGTAGATATTGGAGTTAAAGAAGATGGTCTGGTTCATATTTCTGAAATGAGTTATGATTATGTAAAAGATCCACTGGATGTGGTTTCAGTAGGGGACATTATTAAAGTCAAAGTTTTAAAAGTGGATCAGGAGAGGAGACGTATAGCACTGACTATGAAATTATAAAAAATTAAAAGAAAGTTATTGAAACCCTTATTTGACAACTTATGCTTTTTTAATATATAATAATTCTTAATATAAAAAGGTTCACCCTCAATTTTTTGAGGGTGTTTCTATTCTTCAATTTGGGAAAAATATCTAAAAAGGTGGTGAAAGGCTTGGCAAAATATGAGCCGTTAAAAGAAGGAGATAAATCAATTATAACCAAACAATTAGGGCGACCGCCGCGGAATTTAATAGGGGTGGCTGTCCGTTGTAAAGATGGTATACCCCAGGTGATTGTCACTCACCCGGTCATATTTCACGGAGAGTATCCAGAAGTATTTCCGACCCTCTATTGGCTTTCCTGTCCCAGGCTTGTAAAAGAGATTTCACGATTAGAAGGGACAGGAGCTATTGAAGAAATTCAGGATATAATATTTAACGATCCTGTATTAAAAAATACTTTGGATGAGGTTTATCGGATATATGCTGACCAGAGGATGGCCCTGGTTAAGAATCCAACCTTAAAGCTTTTAAAAGAACGTCATCCATCTCAATATGAGGTACTCCTCCATTCTGGTGTAGGAGGTATAATGAGTCAGGGAATTAAGTGCTTGCATACCCATTTTGCAGATTATCTGGTCAATAAGGTTAATCCTGTTGGATTCCTTGTGGCAGAGCGATTGGGAGATAAGATAAATGAAAACTGTCATCAGTGTGTTCAAGAATAAACTATATCTTTTAAAAAGATATAGTCAGGCTGTTGAAAAAGTGAAGGTGCACATAATTTGCTTCCACAGAGGAACAGAAAAACCAAATATAATTTCTTCCGCTACCGGACGCTCCGCCGTCCTGGCTATGCGTCCTTAAAAGTCAAGGCTTCCGCTCTCCTGGCTCTAGCCTTGACTTATACGCTTCAGTATATTTAGTTTTTCTGGCAGTGCACGGACAAGTCTCTAAAAAAGAAAGGTTTGTCAACAAGCTTACTATATCTTTTAAAAAGATATAGTTTTTTTATTTATGTAGACTGCAAAAAGCTAATTTTGAGCGTTATTGAAATTTTTTGTTAAAGCATCTTAGTGAGATTGAAGTCGAAATAAGGCCTCATCACAGGAGGTGATGAGCTGCTAATCAAGAGCCAGAAGGGCCCTTTGATTAGTGTGCCTTTATTTAGACTGAAATCGAGCTTTAGATGGTTCGAAAAATTTTTTTATGAAGCGAAAAATTAGCTTTTTGCAGTAATATCATTTATAAAACCAATTATAGGCATAGCTTAATGAATGAAAGAATGATTTAGTCAAATTCGCGTAGAGTCAGACTGGAAAGAACCAAAAGGCAGATTCCGTAAACAAAGAGGAATCCCAGGTTCTGCCAGTATTCATTCAGTTGATCGTTCATCAGTCCGGTAATTCCATTATAAGCATAGGTGAAAGGGATTGTTTTTGATAAAATTTGTGCCCAATTGGGTAAAAGTTTAACTTTGACTAAAAGACCAGAGAAGAATATAGAAGGCAAGATTATTAATGGGATGAAAGGGAAGACCTGACCTTCATTTTGAGCCAGTGTGGAGATTAAAATTCCAAGAGCAATGGAGATTATAGCTAAAAGCCAGATAATAAGAATATATTCTATTTTCTTTATAGTAGAGATTTGCAATTGAAATAACCAGATGGTTTCAAAAAAGATAAAGAGCGTCTGGATGGTTGCCAGACTAATATAACCAATCAGATAACCAAAAATAATTTCAACCCGGCGAAAACCATTAACAAACATTCTGGTTAACGTCTGATGGGAGCGTTCCCTGGTGACAGCTATGGCTGATAGGATAAAGGTGACAAAAAAGACGATAAACCCAGCCATAGGTATAATAAAGCGATTCAGGTTTAAAAAGGGATTAGCCAGAGTATCGAAAAGGACTTTCATCAGATAGATGATCAGACAGGGGGCAGCTATTGAAATTACTAAAAATCGGGGATCGCCTTTTAATTGTAAAATAATTCGCCTTCCAATTAGCAGTGCTCTCATTTTGAATCACCTTCTTTACATAGTTTTAAAATAATTTGCTGTAAATTTTCATGTTGGATGCGAATCTCCTCAATATCTGTACTTAGTCCATAGGGGTAAAGGGCTTCAGCCAATCCGGCATTGGGAGTTATTTCTTTCCATTCACCATTCTTTTTGATGGAGATAAATTCTTGACCGAGAGCCATGATTTTCTTCACTGAATCTACTTTTAAAATTTGCCCTTTATTCATAATTCCCAACCGATGGCAGTCCTCAGCTTCATCCATTAGATGGGTAGTGATAAAGATTGTTACTCCTTTAGCTGATAACTCATGGAAGTATTGCCAGAAAGTCTGGCGAAGTTGGGGATCAATCCCTGCTGTAGGCTCATCTAAAAAAAGTATCTCAGGTTGATGAACCAGAGCACATGCTAAAGAAACTCGCTGTTTCATCCCGCCCGAGAGGGTCCGAACAGGTTTATCCTTTTTTTTCTGTAAAGCTGTAAATTTGATTACCTGTGCAACTTTTTCTTCTGGGTTAGTAATGAAATGGGCCCTGGCAAAAAATCTGATATTTTCTTCAACTGAGATATCTTCATAGAGTGCAGGGTTTTGAGGCATATATCCGATAAATCGTTGCACAATTTTACGTTGGTCGGGAAGTTGATAGCCATTAACTTTTATTTTGCCAGAAGTGGGTTT from the Anoxybacter fermentans genome contains:
- a CDS encoding DUF501 domain-containing protein, which produces MAKYEPLKEGDKSIITKQLGRPPRNLIGVAVRCKDGIPQVIVTHPVIFHGEYPEVFPTLYWLSCPRLVKEISRLEGTGAIEEIQDIIFNDPVLKNTLDEVYRIYADQRMALVKNPTLKLLKERHPSQYEVLLHSGVGGIMSQGIKCLHTHFADYLVNKVNPVGFLVAERLGDKINENCHQCVQE
- a CDS encoding ABC transporter permease, translating into MRALLIGRRIILQLKGDPRFLVISIAAPCLIIYLMKVLFDTLANPFLNLNRFIIPMAGFIVFFVTFILSAIAVTRERSHQTLTRMFVNGFRRVEIIFGYLIGYISLATIQTLFIFFETIWLFQLQISTIKKIEYILIIWLLAIISIALGILISTLAQNEGQVFPFIPLIILPSIFFSGLLVKVKLLPNWAQILSKTIPFTYAYNGITGLMNDQLNEYWQNLGFLFVYGICLLVLSSLTLREFD
- a CDS encoding ABC transporter ATP-binding protein: MSNIIEVHNLNHNYGDVQALCNVNLTIKKGEIFGLLGPNGAGKSTLIKSLVGALKPTSGKIKVNGYQLPDQRKIVQRFIGYMPQNPALYEDISVEENIRFFARAHFITNPEEKVAQVIKFTALQKKKDKPVRTLSGGMKQRVSLACALVHQPEILFLDEPTAGIDPQLRQTFWQYFHELSAKGVTIFITTHLMDEAEDCHRLGIMNKGQILKVDSVKKIMALGQEFISIKKNGEWKEITPNAGLAEALYPYGLSTDIEEIRIQHENLQQIILKLCKEGDSK